A single region of the Moorena sp. SIOASIH genome encodes:
- a CDS encoding DUF4351 domain-containing protein — translation MPPLFPFVPILFGGGSESKLRSAVQALRADQTLNQLEPLLAFFASFVLEIPLIQQIMRWDMTVLRESPWYQEILQEGVAQGIEQGIQQGVAQGIEQGIQEERRGGLERILKLRFSEIPSEISVRIQSLTLEQLEELMATALTVNSLDEFMQNLPN, via the coding sequence TTGCCTCCCCTATTTCCATTTGTCCCGATCTTATTTGGAGGTGGTAGTGAATCGAAATTGCGCTCAGCGGTGCAGGCGCTACGAGCGGATCAAACCTTGAATCAACTAGAGCCATTGTTAGCTTTTTTCGCTAGCTTCGTGTTAGAGATACCTTTAATTCAACAAATCATGAGGTGGGATATGACAGTATTACGAGAATCACCCTGGTATCAAGAGATTTTACAAGAGGGTGTGGCTCAAGGCATTGAACAAGGCATCCAACAAGGGGTTGCTCAAGGGATTGAACAAGGGATCCAAGAAGAACGTCGAGGCGGTTTAGAGCGCATCCTTAAACTGCGATTTTCGGAGATTCCTTCAGAGATATCCGTCAGAATTCAATCCTTAACTCTTGAACAATTAGAAGAGTTGATGGCAACAGCATTAACCGTTAACTCCCTAGATGAGTTTATGCAAAATTTGCCCAATTAA
- a CDS encoding BadF/BadG/BcrA/BcrD ATPase family protein yields MTSCVIGIDGGATKTLCVVLNHQGQVLGRGEADASNYHTVGIKTAFASIESAIRLATQQASAKLSIESVTVEAICLGLAGVGRPRDREVVQGFVEQLLSSQTIPVTWALLPSNVVICDDALIALVGGVGKPVGVVAIAGTGSIVFGRNAQGNTKRVGGWGHILGDVGSAYHIAISGLRAAINAYDGCAVTSLTTTSLQERFTTHFNLSNFNYITDIIYQPGWGVKEIASLAPIVDQAAAEGDQVAISIIEDTVNQLARATQVVIESVFTPDSECEVVTTGSVWHGLSSIRQQFESSLGMLCPNANVIWPRHEPAYGAGLLGLLSLGNRQE; encoded by the coding sequence ATGACCAGTTGTGTAATCGGAATAGATGGCGGTGCCACTAAAACCCTTTGTGTAGTCCTCAACCACCAAGGTCAAGTCCTAGGTCGAGGAGAAGCCGACGCCTCCAATTATCACACCGTTGGTATCAAAACCGCTTTCGCCTCTATAGAATCAGCCATTCGCCTAGCCACCCAACAAGCTTCCGCTAAACTATCCATAGAATCCGTCACAGTGGAAGCGATTTGTTTGGGATTAGCCGGTGTTGGTCGTCCACGAGATAGAGAAGTGGTGCAAGGCTTCGTCGAACAGTTGTTGTCAAGTCAGACAATTCCCGTCACTTGGGCATTACTCCCCTCTAATGTTGTCATTTGTGATGATGCTTTGATTGCCTTAGTGGGGGGAGTCGGTAAGCCTGTGGGAGTTGTTGCGATCGCAGGCACCGGCTCAATCGTTTTTGGACGCAATGCCCAAGGAAATACCAAGCGAGTTGGTGGTTGGGGGCATATCCTAGGAGATGTTGGCAGTGCCTATCACATTGCCATCTCTGGATTACGAGCCGCTATCAACGCCTATGATGGCTGCGCCGTAACTAGTCTAACAACAACTAGTCTTCAGGAGCGCTTCACCACCCATTTTAACTTATCAAACTTTAATTATATCACAGATATCATTTATCAGCCAGGGTGGGGAGTCAAAGAAATTGCATCCTTAGCACCAATTGTGGATCAAGCAGCCGCTGAAGGGGATCAGGTAGCCATTAGCATTATCGAAGATACGGTTAATCAACTAGCAAGAGCTACCCAAGTTGTAATTGAAAGCGTCTTTACCCCTGACTCAGAATGTGAGGTAGTAACCACCGGAAGTGTATGGCATGGTCTTTCCTCAATCCGTCAGCAATTTGAATCATCCCTAGGAATGCTTTGCCCTAATGCTAACGTGATTTGGCCTCGCCATGAGCCTGCTTATGGAGCCGGTTTGTTAGGATTGCTGAGTCTAGGCAATAGGCAAGAGTAA
- the iscB gene encoding RNA-guided endonuclease IscB, translated as MQNYVFVIDTNFQPLNPIPPKKARRLLDKGKAAVLRMYPFTIILKTSVMNPTISPCQLKIDPGSKVTGFALVQNNQVIWGMELEHRGGLIKKKLESRRAVRRGRRNRHTRYRKPRFLNRKRPEGWLPPSLEHRILTIQTWVKRLIKFCPIKEIWVERVKFDTQKMENPEINGVQYQQGERRGYEVREYLLEKWGRECTYCGKQSVPLQIEHIHPKSLGGSNRVSNLCLACEKCNQRKGNKPIEEFLKKKPNLLQKIKNKAKQPLKDAAAVNVTRNKLVKVLQSIKSVVTGTGAQTKYNRNKFGFPKEHWIDAACVGDIETLVLRTSQPLLVNCKGHGGRQKAALNKYGYPIRHNPLKPIKGWCSGDIAKNLLTGEFGRVNPRSKSNSFNYTIPGEKAISLHVKNLVRVHKKDGYTYGFCQ; from the coding sequence ATGCAAAATTACGTATTTGTCATAGATACAAACTTTCAACCATTAAACCCAATTCCACCAAAAAAAGCACGAAGGTTACTAGACAAAGGTAAAGCGGCGGTTTTAAGAATGTATCCTTTTACAATTATCTTGAAAACTTCTGTCATGAATCCAACTATATCGCCATGTCAACTAAAAATTGACCCTGGCAGCAAGGTAACTGGATTTGCTCTAGTACAAAATAACCAAGTTATCTGGGGAATGGAATTAGAGCACAGAGGAGGATTGATCAAGAAAAAACTAGAGTCTAGAAGAGCTGTAAGACGCGGAAGGCGTAACCGTCACACTCGCTACAGAAAGCCAAGATTCCTTAACCGTAAACGTCCAGAGGGATGGCTTCCACCTAGCTTAGAACACAGGATTTTGACGATTCAGACTTGGGTGAAACGATTAATCAAGTTTTGCCCGATTAAAGAGATTTGGGTCGAAAGAGTTAAGTTTGATACTCAGAAAATGGAAAACCCGGAAATCAACGGCGTTCAGTACCAACAAGGGGAACGACGCGGATATGAAGTCAGGGAGTATTTACTGGAGAAATGGGGGAGGGAATGCACTTACTGCGGTAAGCAATCGGTCCCATTGCAAATTGAACACATTCACCCAAAGTCACTTGGTGGAAGTAATCGGGTTAGCAATCTTTGTCTAGCATGTGAAAAATGTAACCAACGCAAAGGAAATAAACCAATAGAAGAATTTTTGAAGAAAAAACCAAATTTACTTCAAAAAATTAAAAACAAAGCCAAGCAACCGTTGAAAGATGCGGCAGCAGTAAATGTAACTCGGAACAAGTTAGTAAAAGTGCTTCAGAGTATTAAGTCCGTAGTTACTGGAACAGGAGCACAAACTAAATACAACCGGAATAAGTTCGGTTTTCCCAAAGAGCATTGGATTGATGCCGCCTGTGTCGGGGATATTGAGACCTTGGTCTTGAGAACCTCTCAGCCACTGTTGGTCAATTGCAAGGGACACGGAGGCAGGCAAAAAGCAGCACTGAACAAGTACGGTTACCCGATTAGGCACAACCCATTAAAACCAATCAAAGGTTGGTGCAGTGGAGATATAGCCAAAAACCTTCTGACTGGGGAGTTTGGAAGAGTTAACCCTAGAAGTAAAAGCAACTCATTCAATTACACAATCCCAGGGGAGAAGGCAATAAGCTTACACGTTAAGAATTTGGTCAGGGTTCACAAGAAAGATGGCTACACTTACGGCTTTTGCCAGTAA
- a CDS encoding CHAT domain-containing protein: protein MKRLLTLILDGEIEQGFDATLEIRQGDLHSPSQTRIKGRLSGNRDLLNCYRHWQQRYLSLEMLFRALSANPEQVTNSSQRGEAFAACRRAAEVLEGSLNHWLNTDLEFRSIRDKLLRSGKKFQLLLQTNNPWLRRFPWHRWDLLAEAQADVALSAIEYDCPNPLNRQPTPKGKVKILAILGQGANLNQQADQQALEELAGKAGAQITWRQEPQASELNQQLWEQGWDILFFAGHSGTSQEGQRGEIQLNQTERLTIDDLRFALKKAIGRRPRYANARGLQLAIFNSCDGLGLAYQLAAQQDLYLPQVIVMAEKVPDPVSPKFLRYFLEAYIHPGLTRGC from the coding sequence ATGAAGAGGCTGTTAACGTTAATATTAGACGGAGAAATTGAGCAGGGGTTTGATGCCACCCTGGAAATTCGGCAAGGGGATCTCCATTCTCCGTCCCAAACTCGGATTAAAGGGCGGTTGTCGGGGAATCGAGACTTACTCAACTGTTATCGCCATTGGCAGCAACGGTATCTGAGTTTGGAAATGCTATTTCGTGCTCTGAGTGCCAATCCCGAACAGGTGACCAATTCATCCCAGCGGGGTGAAGCCTTTGCGGCTTGTCGGCGAGCAGCTGAGGTGTTGGAAGGGAGTCTTAATCACTGGCTTAATACTGACCTAGAGTTTCGCTCGATTCGGGATAAGTTATTGCGCTCGGGGAAAAAATTTCAACTTCTGTTACAGACCAATAATCCCTGGCTGCGTCGGTTTCCCTGGCACCGCTGGGATTTACTGGCGGAAGCCCAGGCGGACGTTGCCCTGAGTGCCATTGAATACGATTGTCCCAACCCCCTTAACCGGCAGCCTACTCCCAAGGGCAAGGTGAAAATTCTGGCAATTTTGGGTCAGGGTGCCAATCTTAACCAGCAAGCTGATCAGCAGGCGTTGGAGGAGTTGGCGGGAAAGGCGGGGGCACAAATTACCTGGCGGCAGGAACCCCAGGCATCTGAATTGAATCAGCAGTTATGGGAGCAGGGGTGGGATATTCTGTTTTTTGCTGGTCACAGTGGCACTTCCCAAGAGGGGCAGCGGGGGGAAATTCAACTCAATCAGACCGAACGGTTGACTATCGATGATCTGCGGTTTGCCTTGAAGAAAGCGATTGGCCGTAGGCCACGCTACGCGAACGCACGAGGATTGCAGTTAGCTATTTTTAATTCCTGTGATGGTCTCGGCTTAGCCTACCAGTTGGCAGCACAGCAGGATTTGTATTTGCCCCAGGTGATTGTGATGGCCGAGAAAGTGCCAGACCCAGTATCACCCAAGTTTTTGCGGTATTTTCTGGAAGCTTACATCCATCCGGGGTTGACCCGAGGCTGTTAG